In the genome of Aminivibrio pyruvatiphilus, one region contains:
- a CDS encoding RluA family pseudouridine synthase: protein MEFLAAGEEDRGVRLDVFLSSRLGITRTFARKLVEEGNVRLLPEKKAKPGMKMVPGIRAEVTVPPPEALDLEPEEVPFGVVYEDDWLIVIDKPSGVVVHPAPGNRHGTLVHGLLHRFRSFGSFNNVLRPGIVHRLDASTSGLLVVAREQEILENLQNQFRLREVRKLYLALVHGRVKNASGRIEAPIGRSPSNRLRMAVVEDGKHAITDFRRLWVRDGYSFLECSIATGRTHQIRVHLSSMGHPIVGDVLYGADKKKAASAGRVFLHSWKLSFLHPKTGNRLFFRSCLPAALTGQLREILSTCPD, encoded by the coding sequence ATGGAATTCCTTGCCGCCGGGGAGGAAGACCGGGGGGTTCGCCTTGATGTCTTTCTATCCTCCAGACTCGGGATTACAAGGACTTTCGCGAGAAAGCTCGTGGAAGAAGGAAATGTCCGCCTTCTTCCCGAAAAAAAGGCCAAGCCCGGAATGAAAATGGTTCCCGGGATACGGGCGGAAGTAACGGTGCCTCCTCCGGAAGCTCTCGATCTCGAGCCGGAGGAGGTCCCTTTCGGCGTCGTCTACGAAGACGACTGGCTTATCGTGATCGACAAGCCGAGCGGTGTGGTGGTCCATCCCGCACCGGGAAACCGGCACGGAACTCTTGTGCACGGGCTGCTTCACCGTTTCCGCAGCTTTGGTTCCTTCAACAACGTTCTCCGTCCCGGAATAGTGCACCGGCTCGACGCATCCACGTCAGGATTGCTGGTGGTCGCCAGGGAGCAGGAAATACTGGAGAACCTCCAGAACCAGTTCCGGCTGAGGGAAGTCCGGAAACTGTATCTTGCCCTTGTGCACGGCAGGGTGAAGAACGCCTCGGGGCGTATCGAGGCCCCCATCGGACGAAGCCCCTCAAACAGGCTCCGCATGGCCGTGGTTGAAGACGGAAAGCACGCGATCACCGATTTCAGAAGACTGTGGGTCCGCGACGGCTATTCCTTTCTGGAGTGCTCCATCGCAACGGGCAGAACGCACCAGATCCGGGTCCACCTGAGTTCCATGGGGCACCCCATCGTGGGGGACGTGCTCTACGGGGCCGACAAAAAAAAGGCAGCTTCCGCGGGCAGGGTTTTCCTGCACTCATGGAAGCTGTCTTTTCTTCATCCGAAGACAGGGAACCGGCTTTTCTTCAGATCCTGTCTTCCAGCTGCCTTGACCGGGCAGCTTCGGGAAATTCTTTCCACCTGTCCGGACTGA
- the ileS gene encoding isoleucine--tRNA ligase: MNTDYKNTLNLPETDFPMRANLAKREPGFLEFWKERDIFGKMLKNREGAPSFVLHDGPPYANGHIHIGTAFNKILKDFIPKFKAMKGYYAPYVPGWDTHGLPIELHVLKTLKVNKDTVDPVFLREKCTEYALQFRDVQREEFIRLGVLGDWENPYMTLHPQYEAAQLGAFAELVKKGLVYKGQKPVYWCIDCQTALAAAEIEYWDETSPSIFVAYSFPGAGEIHPALSGLDVNVIVWTTTPWTLPASMAVAVGGDHEYSFFRSGEKVYLFAKALRESVEKETGLSFGEEILTVRGRELEGKKAVHPFYPDREILILLADYVLLDTGTGCVHTAPGHGVEDYESGVKYGIEIYNPVDDKGYFKQGTGLVDGLQIKDGSKRILEILTESGRLLGHGSISHSYPHCWRCKKPVIFRSTDQWFVSVSDFRAEALRCIEENVRWIPEWGKERIYNMVRDRSDWCISRQRIWGVPIPAFYCDDCGKPVLTEDRILAVQKHVEVEGCSAWWSKTPEDLLGDLCFCPHCGGKHLTKEKDIMDVWFDSGSSHAAVLKVRPELKWPADMYLEGSDQHRGWFQTSLLTSVGMYGRPPYEQVLTHGFIVDGDGKKMSKSLGNVVAPQEVINEYGADILRLWVASTDYRNDIRISQGIIKNLSESYRRIRNTARYLLANLKGFDPERHSVSVEKMTEMDRWILQKLNGVIERANEAYDDYEFHVPTFAIHQFCVNELSSFYLDSSKDRMYADGAESLSRRSGQTAMWLVLSAIIRMLAPVLSFTAEEVWQEMRKIDPKLPESIFLSDWPETFAVTEGKQLEEKWGKVLSVRAAVSRVLEQARSAGIIGHSLDARVEVERNGAPEAAALFTDEDLRVFSIVSGFRWVDTISDMAVVREDEETGLRIGVDKAGGEKCPRCWQYTEEGDENGLCPRCSAVLSA, encoded by the coding sequence ATGAATACGGATTACAAAAACACGCTGAACCTTCCGGAAACTGATTTTCCCATGAGGGCGAATCTTGCGAAAAGAGAACCCGGTTTCCTCGAATTCTGGAAAGAACGGGACATCTTCGGAAAAATGCTGAAAAACAGGGAAGGCGCTCCTTCCTTTGTCCTTCATGACGGCCCCCCGTATGCCAACGGCCATATTCACATAGGCACCGCCTTCAACAAAATACTGAAGGATTTCATCCCCAAGTTCAAGGCCATGAAGGGGTATTATGCCCCCTACGTTCCCGGCTGGGATACCCACGGCCTTCCCATCGAGCTTCACGTTCTCAAGACGCTGAAGGTCAACAAAGATACGGTGGACCCCGTTTTCCTCAGGGAGAAGTGCACGGAATACGCTCTCCAGTTCCGGGATGTGCAGAGGGAGGAGTTCATTCGCCTGGGTGTCCTCGGTGACTGGGAGAACCCCTACATGACCCTCCATCCGCAGTACGAGGCGGCCCAGCTCGGCGCCTTCGCGGAGCTGGTGAAAAAGGGGCTCGTCTACAAGGGACAGAAACCCGTCTACTGGTGCATCGACTGCCAGACGGCCCTCGCTGCGGCGGAAATCGAGTACTGGGACGAGACGTCTCCGTCCATATTCGTCGCCTATTCCTTCCCAGGGGCCGGGGAGATTCACCCCGCCCTCTCGGGCCTGGACGTGAACGTCATCGTGTGGACCACCACGCCATGGACGCTGCCCGCGAGCATGGCGGTGGCCGTCGGCGGGGATCATGAATACTCCTTTTTCCGCTCCGGAGAAAAGGTATACCTTTTCGCAAAGGCCCTCAGGGAGAGCGTGGAAAAAGAAACCGGACTCAGCTTCGGTGAAGAAATCCTGACGGTCAGGGGCAGGGAGCTCGAAGGAAAGAAAGCGGTCCATCCCTTCTACCCCGACCGGGAAATCCTCATTCTTCTCGCTGATTACGTTCTTCTCGATACGGGAACGGGATGTGTCCACACTGCTCCCGGCCACGGCGTGGAAGACTACGAATCCGGAGTGAAATACGGCATCGAGATCTACAATCCCGTGGACGACAAGGGATATTTCAAGCAGGGAACCGGACTGGTGGACGGCCTCCAGATCAAGGACGGATCGAAAAGGATTCTGGAAATCCTGACGGAAAGCGGCAGACTTCTCGGCCACGGTTCCATTTCCCACTCCTACCCTCATTGCTGGCGGTGCAAGAAACCCGTCATCTTCCGTTCCACGGACCAGTGGTTCGTCTCAGTGTCGGATTTTCGCGCTGAAGCCCTCCGGTGCATCGAGGAGAACGTGCGCTGGATTCCGGAATGGGGCAAGGAAAGAATCTACAACATGGTCCGAGACCGGTCCGACTGGTGCATCAGCAGACAGCGTATCTGGGGCGTTCCCATCCCTGCCTTCTACTGTGACGACTGCGGAAAGCCCGTCCTCACCGAAGACCGGATTCTTGCGGTACAGAAACATGTAGAGGTAGAAGGCTGCTCCGCCTGGTGGAGCAAGACTCCCGAAGATCTCCTCGGCGATCTGTGTTTCTGCCCCCACTGCGGCGGAAAGCACCTGACCAAGGAGAAGGACATCATGGACGTGTGGTTCGATTCAGGATCGAGCCACGCCGCCGTGCTGAAGGTCAGGCCGGAGCTGAAATGGCCCGCCGACATGTACCTTGAGGGAAGCGACCAGCACCGCGGCTGGTTCCAGACGTCCCTCCTCACTTCCGTGGGAATGTACGGCAGACCTCCCTACGAACAGGTGCTTACCCACGGATTCATCGTCGACGGCGACGGCAAGAAGATGTCGAAATCCCTGGGAAACGTGGTTGCACCCCAGGAGGTCATCAACGAATACGGGGCGGATATCCTGAGGCTGTGGGTGGCTTCCACGGACTACCGGAATGACATCCGTATCTCCCAGGGGATCATAAAAAATCTGAGCGAATCCTACCGGAGAATCCGGAATACGGCCCGGTACCTCCTCGCCAACCTGAAGGGATTCGACCCGGAGCGTCACTCCGTTTCCGTGGAAAAAATGACGGAGATGGACCGGTGGATCCTGCAGAAGCTCAACGGCGTCATCGAAAGGGCGAACGAAGCATACGACGATTACGAGTTCCACGTGCCGACCTTCGCCATCCACCAGTTCTGCGTGAACGAACTCAGCTCCTTCTATCTGGATTCCAGCAAGGACAGGATGTACGCCGACGGGGCCGAATCACTGTCAAGGAGAAGCGGCCAGACAGCCATGTGGCTTGTCCTTTCGGCGATCATCAGGATGCTGGCCCCGGTCCTCAGCTTTACCGCCGAGGAAGTCTGGCAGGAGATGCGGAAGATTGATCCGAAGCTCCCCGAAAGCATTTTCCTCTCCGACTGGCCGGAAACCTTTGCGGTGACCGAAGGAAAGCAGCTTGAGGAAAAATGGGGAAAAGTTCTCTCCGTGCGAGCGGCGGTGAGCCGGGTCCTCGAGCAGGCGCGAAGCGCCGGCATCATCGGCCATTCGCTGGACGCCAGGGTAGAAGTGGAGAGGAACGGGGCCCCCGAGGCTGCCGCTCTTTTCACCGACGAAGATCTTCGGGTCTTTTCCATCGTCTCGGGCTTCCGCTGGGTCGATACGATCAGCGATATGGCCGTGGTCCGGGAAGACGAGGAGACAGGTCTCAGGATCGGAGTGGACAAGGCCGGGGGTGAAAAATGCCCCAGGTGCTGGCAGTATACCGAGGAAGGCGATGAAAACGGGCTCTGCCCGAGGTGTTCGGCGGTTCTCTCCGCCTGA
- a CDS encoding DUF1850 domain-containing protein: MKKPFFKRILVVFFLLFLLCILTAPSYFLEVSRDSGEEVFARAVPPGFPFVLRFIHSVEQTPVEGEYRVVGGLIRQWEERIRSHNAGLPAEAPRNGRFLPGKEWMTLQGGRAVFPSIRYRVGSSFLGRNSLFLDGREFELYRLFPDSVLLFRAETASIAGRLLSRLF; the protein is encoded by the coding sequence ATGAAGAAGCCCTTTTTCAAAAGGATTCTCGTGGTCTTTTTTTTATTGTTCCTTCTCTGCATCCTGACGGCTCCCTCCTATTTTCTGGAAGTTTCACGGGACAGCGGCGAAGAAGTCTTCGCCAGGGCTGTCCCCCCGGGATTTCCCTTCGTCCTCCGGTTCATACATTCGGTGGAGCAGACCCCCGTGGAAGGGGAGTACCGGGTGGTGGGCGGGCTCATCCGTCAATGGGAAGAGCGCATCCGGTCCCATAACGCCGGGCTGCCCGCCGAAGCTCCCCGGAACGGACGCTTCCTTCCGGGAAAAGAATGGATGACGCTGCAGGGCGGCAGAGCGGTATTCCCTTCAATCAGGTATAGGGTGGGAAGCAGTTTTCTCGGCAGAAATTCCCTGTTTCTGGACGGCAGGGAATTTGAGCTCTACAGGCTGTTTCCGGACAGCGTGCTGCTCTTCCGGGCGGAGACGGCGAGTATCGCCGGACGGCTTCTGTCCCGCCTTTTCTGA
- a CDS encoding DUF488 domain-containing protein — protein sequence MNFVLKRVYEPSAPEDGTRILVDRLWPRGISKDAARIDLWLKEIAPSPELRKDFCHDPAKWETFRSMYLEELAGNANPVKILLEHALQGTVTLVYGAKDPVYNHANVLMEFLGGLEHLR from the coding sequence GTGAATTTTGTCCTGAAGCGGGTGTATGAGCCCAGCGCTCCGGAAGACGGCACCAGGATCCTTGTGGACAGGCTCTGGCCACGGGGTATTTCGAAAGATGCCGCCCGGATCGACCTCTGGCTGAAGGAGATTGCCCCGAGCCCGGAACTCAGAAAGGACTTCTGCCACGACCCGGCGAAGTGGGAAACCTTCAGGAGCATGTACCTGGAAGAACTTGCGGGGAATGCAAATCCTGTGAAAATTCTCCTGGAACACGCACTGCAGGGAACGGTCACCCTCGTGTACGGGGCGAAGGATCCTGTCTACAACCATGCGAACGTGCTGATGGAGTTCCTCGGCGGGCTGGAACATCTGCGCTGA
- the ribF gene encoding riboflavin biosynthesis protein RibF: MILILGAFDGFHLGHRRLLETAASMAGRHSPENAGGWGVVTFSPHPGNVIKGREIPVLFTEPERDILARFLHIPGTVKIPFTPKTALMSPPEFLVYLEELLPVTGIVVGKDFRFGRNREGDTAFLRKWSQTKGWLFEEAEPLSIDGEKVGSSSIRSHVAHGSVALARRLLGYPFFFEGTVVPGDGRGAKLGFPTANVHYPPEKVMPRRGVYCVSVFVDSRWMPGALNVGVNPTFRQEDRGIRAETHIIGYNGSLYGNKIAVFFEEFLRDEEKFDSPEQLVFRMKEDVRLSGRLFSEVAQGRAELYEQLGTALRG; the protein is encoded by the coding sequence ATGATCCTGATCCTCGGTGCCTTCGACGGCTTTCATCTCGGCCACCGCCGTCTTCTCGAGACCGCGGCCTCCATGGCCGGGCGGCACTCCCCGGAAAATGCCGGCGGCTGGGGAGTGGTCACCTTTTCCCCCCACCCCGGAAACGTGATAAAGGGCAGGGAAATTCCGGTCCTCTTCACCGAACCGGAGCGAGATATTCTTGCCCGCTTCCTCCATATCCCAGGGACGGTGAAAATACCCTTCACCCCGAAAACAGCCCTGATGTCCCCGCCGGAATTCCTGGTCTATCTTGAAGAGCTTCTTCCTGTCACGGGCATCGTGGTGGGGAAGGATTTCCGTTTCGGCAGAAACAGGGAAGGCGATACGGCCTTCCTCCGGAAGTGGTCCCAGACGAAGGGATGGCTCTTCGAGGAAGCCGAACCTCTCTCCATTGACGGGGAGAAGGTGGGAAGCAGCTCAATACGGAGCCATGTGGCCCATGGTTCCGTCGCCCTGGCGAGGCGCCTTCTTGGATATCCCTTTTTCTTTGAAGGAACGGTGGTGCCCGGAGACGGGAGAGGGGCGAAGCTCGGCTTTCCCACGGCAAACGTTCATTATCCTCCGGAAAAGGTGATGCCGAGGAGAGGAGTATACTGCGTTTCGGTGTTTGTGGACTCCAGGTGGATGCCCGGGGCCCTCAACGTGGGCGTGAACCCCACCTTCCGGCAGGAAGACAGGGGAATACGGGCGGAGACGCATATTATCGGCTACAACGGATCTCTGTACGGCAACAAAATCGCTGTTTTCTTCGAGGAATTTCTGCGGGACGAGGAAAAGTTTGATTCGCCGGAGCAGCTTGTTTTCCGGATGAAAGAGGATGTCCGTCTGTCCGGAAGGCTTTTCAGTGAAGTTGCACAGGGACGGGCCGAGCTTTACGAACAGCTTGGAACGGCTCTTCGGGGCTGA
- the truB gene encoding tRNA pseudouridine(55) synthase TruB produces the protein MTLCGVLLLDKPEGIRSTACVAALRRRLGKGVKVGHGGTLDSTAEGLLVLLVGGATRTSDLVMGLPKVYDVRFRLGEERSTDDFSGDTVFSGPVPPDAAGRTASLLPSFLGTRLQTPPDISAVRVNGERAHRIARSGENPAISPRPVHISSIRLTEEDGVDRSFALRLRCRKGTYVRSIVRDIGRALGCGAYVLSLVRRSIGRFRQDEALAFDRLESGEADFSREIRPLSELAVQYYSYSCPPGTDADLLAGKTVSLSDLVTLSPGDGDPGGKAAVLGERVFSFGNLLPGGLYEPRMNIPLEGNP, from the coding sequence ATGACACTCTGCGGAGTGCTTCTGCTCGATAAACCGGAGGGAATCCGCAGCACCGCCTGCGTGGCAGCACTGCGCAGGCGCCTCGGAAAAGGGGTTAAGGTCGGGCACGGAGGAACCCTGGATTCCACAGCCGAAGGACTCCTTGTCCTCCTTGTGGGAGGGGCGACCCGGACAAGCGACCTTGTCATGGGGCTTCCTAAAGTTTATGACGTCCGTTTCCGGCTGGGAGAAGAGCGGTCCACCGACGACTTTTCAGGGGACACGGTGTTCTCGGGCCCCGTCCCGCCGGATGCGGCCGGAAGGACAGCCTCCCTTCTTCCCTCCTTTCTCGGAACCCGCCTCCAGACGCCTCCGGACATTTCCGCAGTCCGGGTGAACGGGGAGAGGGCTCACAGAATCGCCCGGTCAGGTGAAAACCCGGCCATTTCGCCCAGACCGGTGCACATATCATCCATCCGCCTCACGGAGGAAGACGGGGTGGACCGCTCCTTCGCCCTCCGCCTACGCTGCAGGAAGGGAACCTACGTTCGGAGCATAGTCAGGGACATAGGCAGGGCGCTGGGATGCGGGGCGTACGTCCTCTCCCTTGTGCGGCGATCCATCGGGCGCTTCCGGCAGGACGAAGCCCTTGCCTTTGACAGGCTCGAGTCGGGAGAAGCGGATTTTTCAAGGGAGATCAGGCCCCTTTCCGAACTGGCAGTCCAGTATTACTCCTACTCCTGCCCTCCCGGGACGGACGCCGACCTTCTCGCTGGAAAGACCGTGTCCCTTTCGGACCTGGTCACGCTCTCTCCCGGAGACGGGGATCCGGGGGGCAAGGCCGCCGTCCTCGGAGAAAGGGTGTTCAGCTTCGGGAACCTGCTCCCCGGCGGCCTCTACGAACCCAGGATGAACATCCCTCTGGAGGGGAATCCATGA
- a CDS encoding DHH family phosphoesterase: protein MTMEGTVPLFRSEQTARIISLLSGASRWILLSHTKPDGDTLGCGSALWSMGRSLGKDVVWGGPDPVPDSYLFLAGTDGFLPGLTLGSLSLCRDTVVVALDTSTAARSVADLSEIPEGVPLVNMDHHHDNEGFGTAVWVDPTSSSVGEMCWMLLRSWGIPIPLEAAEALYTAIVTDCGNFAFSCTTPRTHQAAADLLSLGVAPEKIDQLIRCSRTMGGLRLRGRALERVRSVGSFAAVTWIGKTDFLDTGSNPAETEFLVNELLTVRSVSFAVFFIEDDDCVRASLRSRGALSASEIAHAFGGGGHPQAAGCRLPLPVSEAVASLTALLEEKNDTLRSASAR from the coding sequence ATGACTATGGAAGGGACAGTTCCCCTTTTCCGGAGCGAACAGACCGCAAGGATTATTTCTCTTCTTTCGGGTGCCTCCCGCTGGATTCTGCTTTCCCACACCAAGCCCGACGGCGATACACTCGGCTGCGGGAGCGCCCTGTGGTCCATGGGCCGCTCCCTGGGCAAGGATGTTGTCTGGGGAGGTCCGGATCCCGTGCCGGACAGCTACCTGTTTCTTGCGGGGACTGACGGCTTTCTGCCCGGGCTGACGCTCGGTTCCCTGTCCCTCTGCCGGGACACCGTGGTTGTGGCCCTGGACACGTCCACCGCCGCCCGTTCGGTGGCGGATCTTTCCGAAATTCCGGAGGGCGTGCCCCTGGTCAATATGGATCACCATCATGATAACGAGGGGTTTGGAACTGCCGTATGGGTGGACCCGACGTCTTCCTCCGTGGGGGAAATGTGCTGGATGCTCCTCCGGAGCTGGGGGATACCCATTCCTTTAGAGGCCGCGGAAGCCCTTTACACCGCCATTGTCACCGACTGCGGCAACTTTGCGTTCTCCTGCACCACGCCAAGGACGCACCAGGCTGCGGCAGATCTTCTGTCTCTCGGCGTCGCCCCTGAAAAGATCGACCAGCTTATTCGATGCAGCCGGACCATGGGCGGACTCCGTCTTCGCGGCAGGGCCCTCGAAAGGGTACGGTCCGTCGGATCTTTCGCTGCCGTAACCTGGATCGGGAAGACCGATTTTCTGGATACCGGCAGCAATCCTGCCGAGACGGAATTCCTGGTAAACGAGCTTCTCACCGTCAGGTCCGTCTCCTTTGCCGTTTTTTTTATCGAGGATGACGACTGCGTCAGGGCGAGCCTCCGTTCAAGGGGCGCCCTTTCCGCCTCGGAAATCGCCCACGCCTTCGGCGGCGGCGGACATCCCCAGGCGGCGGGGTGCAGACTTCCCCTGCCCGTGTCGGAAGCCGTCGCATCACTCACAGCTCTTCTGGAGGAGAAAAATGACACTCTGCGGAGTGCTTCTGCTCGATAA
- the rbfA gene encoding 30S ribosome-binding factor RbfA, with protein sequence MTSFRMQRINKQMQREISLLLELRVKNETAKLAVITEVDCSRDLENARVYFTTVDPSIRDDVKKSLDSAAGALRTMLGRQLGLRLTPALSFHVDTSEEYGRVMDRLLDSLKTDEDDEPEETGDEEEEYQESGE encoded by the coding sequence ATGACGAGCTTTCGGATGCAAAGAATCAACAAGCAGATGCAGAGGGAGATTTCGCTCCTTCTGGAACTGCGGGTGAAGAATGAAACGGCGAAACTTGCCGTTATTACTGAAGTGGACTGTTCCCGTGACCTGGAGAATGCCAGGGTGTATTTCACCACGGTAGACCCGTCCATCCGGGACGATGTGAAAAAATCCCTGGACTCCGCGGCAGGGGCACTGCGGACCATGCTGGGCAGGCAGCTCGGCCTGAGGCTGACCCCGGCCCTTTCATTTCACGTGGACACGAGTGAGGAGTACGGCAGGGTGATGGATCGGCTGCTGGACTCCCTGAAGACCGATGAAGACGATGAACCGGAAGAAACGGGCGACGAAGAAGAGGAATATCAGGAAAGCGGGGAATGA
- a CDS encoding DUF503 domain-containing protein produces MLFVSLVVLGSRSVKDRRRVTKSLLDRIRGRWNVSAMDLGPDGSRSDVFLGVSAVASGASMAQERLEAVFSFLCGEEESGEFSIIHHWREVTGYDELSDAKNQQADAEGDFAPSGTAGEE; encoded by the coding sequence GTGCTCTTCGTCTCTCTCGTGGTTCTTGGCAGCAGAAGCGTCAAGGACAGGCGGAGGGTGACGAAGTCACTTCTGGACAGGATTCGGGGCCGTTGGAACGTTTCCGCCATGGACCTGGGGCCCGACGGCAGCAGGTCCGACGTCTTTCTCGGTGTTTCTGCCGTTGCATCGGGCGCTTCCATGGCGCAGGAACGGCTGGAAGCGGTCTTCTCTTTTCTCTGCGGCGAGGAGGAATCCGGCGAGTTTTCCATAATTCATCACTGGCGCGAGGTAACCGGCTATGACGAGCTTTCGGATGCAAAGAATCAACAAGCAGATGCAGAGGGAGATTTCGCTCCTTCTGGAACTGCGGGTGAAGAATGA
- the infB gene encoding translation initiation factor IF-2, which produces MSKIRVYELAKLLGKSNKELLDILIDLGVDVKSHMSSIDNDIAQLVEESLRGASGTEGPGKKEEERSVIKTDSYEVSKGSTVKAVAQLIGISPAEAVKCLISAGLMVPADSPVDEKSLKVLQDAYNVVLTMACEDDAENEGADGTCTVIKRPRFHGDHMEPRPPIVTVMGHVDHGKTTLLDFIRKTNITAREAGGITQHIGASTVMHEGKEIVFLDTPGHEAFTSMRARGAQATDIAILVVAADDGVMPQTREAINHAKAAGVPIIVAINKVDKPAAKPDRVRQQLSDVGLAPEEWGGNTIMVEVSAKSGQGMPQLLEMILLVAEIEELKADPTVKPRGVVVEAKLDKGKGPVATVLVQEGTLCKGDILLFDSACGKIRAMIDSEGKMIDCAGPSTPVEILGLATVPQPGEVFTSVENERIARDALSSREQDLRNAQQGGPRKLSLEDLYSQLKEGDIPQLNLLLKCDVQGSSEALAASLEKMATNEVGINIVHRGVGRIAESDVMLASASNAVIIGFNVRPDANAKKVAESEGVQVRLYTIIYDAIDDVKAALEGMLKPTIKENTIGQAEIRQVIKVPKAGKIAGSYVLEGVIRRNAKARLIRGGIVLWDGSLSNLRRFKDDAKEVAAGYECGISLSNYQDFEEGDILEAYEIVEEKRHLS; this is translated from the coding sequence ATGAGTAAAATCCGGGTATATGAACTGGCCAAACTGCTCGGGAAAAGCAATAAGGAACTGCTTGATATCCTGATCGACCTCGGGGTCGACGTAAAGAGCCACATGAGTTCCATTGACAACGATATCGCCCAGCTGGTGGAGGAGTCCCTCCGGGGAGCTTCCGGCACGGAAGGGCCTGGAAAAAAGGAAGAGGAGCGCAGCGTGATAAAAACAGATTCTTACGAGGTTTCAAAGGGATCTACCGTCAAGGCGGTTGCCCAGCTGATCGGCATCTCCCCTGCGGAAGCGGTGAAGTGCCTTATCTCCGCCGGCCTGATGGTCCCGGCGGACAGCCCGGTGGACGAAAAGAGCCTGAAGGTTCTTCAGGACGCCTATAACGTGGTTCTCACCATGGCATGCGAAGACGACGCTGAAAACGAAGGTGCCGACGGAACCTGCACCGTCATCAAGAGACCCCGGTTCCACGGGGATCACATGGAACCCAGGCCCCCCATCGTCACCGTCATGGGGCACGTCGACCACGGCAAGACAACTCTGCTCGACTTCATACGGAAGACAAACATCACCGCCCGGGAAGCCGGCGGCATCACCCAGCACATCGGAGCTTCCACCGTCATGCACGAGGGAAAGGAGATCGTCTTCCTCGACACTCCGGGGCACGAAGCCTTCACCTCCATGCGGGCCAGGGGAGCCCAGGCGACGGACATCGCCATCCTCGTGGTGGCGGCGGACGACGGTGTGATGCCCCAGACCAGGGAGGCCATCAACCACGCGAAGGCGGCGGGAGTTCCCATCATCGTCGCCATCAACAAGGTCGACAAGCCTGCCGCCAAGCCGGACAGGGTCCGCCAGCAGCTCTCCGACGTCGGTCTCGCTCCCGAGGAGTGGGGCGGAAATACCATCATGGTGGAAGTTTCGGCAAAGAGCGGCCAGGGAATGCCCCAACTCCTCGAGATGATTCTCCTCGTGGCGGAGATAGAAGAGCTGAAGGCCGACCCCACGGTGAAACCCCGGGGAGTGGTCGTCGAGGCCAAACTCGACAAGGGCAAGGGCCCCGTGGCGACCGTTCTTGTTCAGGAAGGAACCCTCTGCAAGGGCGATATCCTTCTTTTTGACTCTGCCTGCGGCAAAATCCGGGCCATGATCGACTCGGAAGGAAAAATGATCGACTGCGCCGGACCGAGCACCCCCGTGGAGATTCTCGGCCTGGCGACCGTACCTCAGCCCGGCGAGGTGTTCACTTCCGTGGAGAACGAGAGGATAGCCCGGGATGCCCTGAGCTCCAGGGAGCAGGATCTGAGAAACGCCCAGCAGGGCGGTCCCAGGAAACTCAGCCTCGAGGATCTGTATTCCCAGCTCAAGGAAGGGGACATCCCCCAGCTCAACCTCCTCCTCAAGTGCGACGTCCAGGGGTCAAGCGAAGCCCTCGCGGCATCCCTGGAGAAGATGGCCACCAACGAAGTGGGCATCAATATCGTGCACCGGGGCGTCGGCCGCATCGCCGAATCGGACGTGATGCTTGCCTCGGCTTCCAACGCTGTCATCATCGGCTTCAACGTCCGCCCCGACGCCAACGCGAAAAAAGTTGCAGAATCCGAGGGTGTCCAGGTGCGGCTTTACACTATCATCTACGACGCCATCGACGACGTGAAGGCGGCCCTCGAGGGCATGCTCAAGCCCACCATCAAGGAGAACACCATCGGCCAGGCCGAAATCCGGCAGGTCATCAAGGTTCCCAAGGCGGGAAAGATCGCGGGAAGCTACGTTCTGGAAGGCGTTATCCGCAGGAATGCAAAGGCCCGGCTCATTCGGGGCGGCATCGTCCTCTGGGACGGCTCACTGTCAAACCTCAGGCGGTTCAAGGACGACGCAAAAGAAGTGGCGGCCGGCTACGAGTGCGGGATCAGCCTGTCCAACTACCAGGATTTCGAGGAAGGAGACATTCTCGAAGCCTACGAAATCGTGGAGGAGAAGCGCCATCTCTCGTAG
- the rnpM gene encoding RNase P modulator RnpM yields the protein MMRRRPRTCVGCREESPKREMLRIARNAAGEVSVDPSGRLPGRGAYVCLKEECILSARKRDALSKALRVKVDAGVYDTLLGMAAEAEGGEEKGQ from the coding sequence ATGATGCGGCGGCGGCCCAGGACCTGCGTCGGATGCAGGGAGGAATCACCCAAGAGGGAGATGCTGAGAATAGCCCGCAATGCTGCGGGAGAGGTGTCCGTTGACCCTTCCGGCAGGCTTCCGGGAAGGGGCGCCTATGTGTGCCTCAAGGAAGAATGCATTCTCAGCGCCCGGAAAAGGGATGCCCTTTCAAAAGCCCTCAGGGTGAAAGTGGACGCCGGGGTGTACGACACCCTTCTCGGAATGGCTGCCGAAGCTGAAGGCGGGGAGGAAAAAGGACAGTGA